The bacterium genomic sequence TCTTCTTCCTCGCGTCTCATTCCGCCTGGGGCGCGGAAACCACCAAGTGGTTCAATCTGGGCATTCAGGCCAAAAAAGACGACGAGAAGATCAAGTATTTCACGAAGGTCATCGAGATCGATCCCAATCACATCACGGCGTACAACAAC encodes the following:
- a CDS encoding tetratricopeptide repeat protein; this translates as MRKVVLFRSMFVLLFFFLASHSAWGAETTKWFNLGIQAKKDDEKIKYFTKVIEIDPNHITAYNN